In Musa acuminata AAA Group cultivar baxijiao chromosome BXJ2-3, Cavendish_Baxijiao_AAA, whole genome shotgun sequence, the following proteins share a genomic window:
- the LOC103973554 gene encoding uncharacterized protein LOC103973554, with protein MASLGDSGSKIGASDDVVQTEQAPDSQEQCEDSERKARVEEVWKKMNSVLPNKVLKPIVNKPDSTGSTKTGKTVPDWMVALGIVPAKTPATNDTLGKRPASSQNGTNEEAKRLAAAALSAVKDVASATTAAGSGKVEITEVRDFAGLEIEVKKLDDPDSKEAAEKAKVPGAPPTALDTILEQIKKKPKLSVLDKTKKDWSSFKDEHKGMEEELDSYKKSSNQYLDKVSFLQRTDHREFEHERDARLALQAKRRPDMREDDL; from the exons ATGGCGTCTCTCGGCGATTCAG GGAGCAAAATTGGTGCTTCAGATGATGTTGTTCAAACTGAACAGGCTCCTGATTCACAGGAGCAATGTGAAGATAGTG AAAGGAAAGCTCGGGTTGAGGAAGTTTGGAAGAAAATGAACAGTGTATTGCCCAATAAGGTGCTCAAACCTATAGTGAACAAGCCCGATTCAACTGGGAGTACAAAAACAGGGAAAACAGTTCCT GATTGGATGGTTGCTCTTGGCATTGTGCCAGCAAAGACACCAGCCACTAATGATACACTAGGAAAGAGGCCAGCAAGCTCGCAAAATGGAACTAATGAGGAAGCTAAGAGGCTTGCAGCAGCTGCTCTTTCAGCTGTCAAAGATGTTGCATCTGCTACCACAGCTGCTGGAAGTGGAAAAGTTGAA ATAACTGAGGTCCGGGACTTTGCTGGTTTAGAAATTGAGGTTAAGAAACTCGATGATCCGGACTCAAAAGAGGCAGCTGAGAAAGCCAAAGTGCCAGGTGCTCCTCCCACTGCCCTTGACACCATTCTGGAGCAGATAAAGAAAAAACCAAAGCTCAGTGTCCTTGACAAGACCAAAAAAGATTGGAGTTCGTTCAAGGATGAGCACAAGGGTATGGAAGAGGAGCTGGATTCCTACAAGAAGAGCTCAAATCAGTATTTGGACAAGGTTTCCTTCTTGCAGAGAACAGATCACAGAGAGTTTGAACATGAGAGGGATGCTCGTCTTGCATTGCAGGCAAAGAGGAGACCAGATATGAGAGAGGATGACTTGTAG